The DNA window TGTAACAATTCGTGGGGCAATGTTGATTGGGATTATTATCCTGGTTGCGACTCCTGTGGAATGAATGGAAACATCTGTGTGAATCCCCTTTTCTGTGATCCGGAGAACGGCGACTACTCGATTGCGGATGAATCGCCTTGTGCACCGGGGAACTCCGGAGGTTGCGGTCTGATAGGAGCGTTAGATGTGGGGTGCGTGTTCACGTCGGTCCCGATAGCCCGGCGGGATACGACCTCTTGGGGAACGATCAAGAAGATGTTCCGCTGATCCTGCGCACCCCCACACCCTCACTCGATCCCCAATCGCGATCAGACTCGAAATCCAAATCGAAATCGCAATCGAAATCGAGTTCTGGGGACACAATACGGAATACTAAAAACCCCGAGTTCTGGGGACACAATACGGAATACTAAAAACCCCGGTATCACGGGCATGCATGCATCCCGATCGTCTGGCTGTCCTTGGGGAATCACCCCAGGTCACACGAGAAGGAAGCCCCGACGAAACGGTGAATTCCGTATTGTGTCCCCGGAATTCACGCACCTTCGTAACCAGATACCTTTTCGCGAACGGGCGAGAGAAAAGGTATCTGGTTACGAGGAATCCTTCTTGATCTTCGTGTTCTTCGTGGTGAGATTTTCGCTCCTGATCAAGGAACGTCCTTCCCCATGTGCCGGGCGAGGAAGTCCTCGATCTTCTCCATCAGTTCGATGGTTTTTTTCTCGTCCGAGAGAGCGTGCCCTTCGCCGGGAATGAGGACATACTCCACGTCCTTGCCCGCCTCCCGGAGGGCGTTCACCATCTCTTCGGATTGACTCATTTTCACACGGGGGTCGTTCTCCCCCTGGACGATCAGGATCGGCGCGCGGAACTTGTCGGCGTGGAGGGCTGGCGACGTCTCCGCCATTTGCAGGCTATCCTCGACCGGGTCCCCCCAGCGTACGCGAATCTCGTCAAGGTAAGGGCCCCAGTAAGCGGGAAAAGATCCGAAGAACGTGAAGTAATTGGAGATCCCCCACATGTCCACGCCGCAGGCGTAGATCTCGGGCGTGAACGCCATCCCCGCGAGCGCCGCATAGCCGCCGAAACTCCACCCCAGAATGGCGATCCGGTCGGGATCGGCGATCCCTTGATCGATGAGCCAATGCACGCCGTCGGTGATATCGTCCTGCATCGCCAAGCCCCACTGCTTGAATCCGGCCCGCATGAACGCTTTGCCGTACCCCTCGGACCCGCGAAAGTTCGGCTGAAAGACGGCGTAGCCCCGGTTGGCGAGAAACTGTGTCTTCGCGTCGAAACCCCAGGAGTTCCGCCACTGCGGCCCGGCGTGGGGGTGGACGATGAGCGGCAGGTTCTTCGGCTCCGCGCCGGCGGGGATCGTCAGGTAACCGTGGATGAGGAGCCCGTCCCGCGCCTCGTAGCGGATCAGCCGGGTCTCCGCCATCCGAGCCTCCTCCAACCAGGGAGCGGCGTCCCGCAGGAATTGCAGGTCGTCCGCATTCGCGTCGTAGAGGTAGTACCGCCCCGGAAGGCGGTCCGAGGTGACGAGCAGGACGAAGCGGTCGGCGTCGTCGTTCCGGGACTCGATCGCGATCTCGTAGTCGCCGAGCCGCTCCCGAAGCCGCCAGTGCCACGCGGCCATCTCCGGATCGAAGAAGTGGTAGGTCCGCCTCTCTCCCGTGTAGAGCGCGTAGAGGAGCTTCTCCTTCTTCGCGCAATAGTCGAAGAGATCCCTTTCGTCGTCGCCGAAGGTATCGTACTCGGGATGCTCGAAGAGCACCCGGACCTCGCGCCCCTTCGCCATGTCGTATTCGACGATGGCGATCTTATCCCGCCCGACATTGGAGTAGGCGTAAACGTGGTCTTCCTCGGGGGCGAAGAACCAGGGATCGAAGATGTCGTCCGGATCGGTGGTGAGCGTTTCGATGAACTCCTCCTCCGCGTTCCGCCTGTACATCATGCTCGTTCCGTCGATGATCCGGATCACACCCTCCTCATCCGCCATCCAGGAACGAATATCACCGGGGTTCTCGAACACCATCTCCATCGCACCGGACCGGGTGTTCAGGCGGTAGAGATCGAAGATCCGCGGATCGCGTTTATTCAGGCCGATCAACATCTCGTCGGGGCGTTTTTTCAGCCGGCTGACGAGGCGGGTCTTCACGCCGTCGAAGTCGGTGAGGCAGCGGACGGCGCCTTCCTCGATATCCACGGAGTAGAGTTTGTAGTTCTCGTCCCCCCCGTCGTCCTGGATGTAGAGGAGAAGCTCGTCGTTTCCCCAGGTGAAACGGTTCACGTCCCTCTCGGTGTCGCCGGTCACACGGCGCGACTCGCCGGTTCGGATGTCCCTCACGAACAGATTGTCCCGTCCCTGATACACACCGACGAAAGCCAGATGCCGGCCGGAGGGAGAGAGCTTGTATTCCGTCTCTTCCGGGTGGCGGAAGAAGTCCCGGATCGGGATTTTTCGCGCGGCGGCGACTCTCGGGGCGTCGGAGGCGCAGGCGGCGATAAAGAGAAAAAGGAGAGCGAGAACGATCGGCGGAATGCTGCCCGTGCGGCGCATCGTTTTGTCCCTCCATTTGTAGCGGCACCCACTGCCGAAGCGCGACCCGATCCTTCCATCGGTCTCTTCCAACGAACGCGGGTCGCGTTTCCTTCCGTCGCGGAGTCGGCCCCGAGGGACGAATCGTGATCCACCTCCACGGTCCAAGAGAGAGACGAAGAGTAAGCTCGGTCGGTTCAAACGAATCGGCGTCGGCGGTCCGGCACGCCCGCGTGAAAATGTTTTTCCGAAAATGAAAGTATTTTTCGCCGCACCCTCCCCCCCGCGCGCGCAAACTCTTGTCTCCTCGGAGGTGAGAGCGTTCTCGGCGACGGCACGCCTCTTGCCCTTCCTCATTCAGGGGGCGGGCTCCTCGGTCCACGACGACGGCGCCCGCATGGACTCCCACGGCGCAATCCCGTCCCGGTTCGGCCGAGAATACCGGGACGCTTTCCCGCTCCGCCCCCGCGCGCGGTGCCGGGCGCCCCGCGGGGCGAAGAGCGGAAGCGGGCGGAGGCGGCCCGGCCGAAAGGTCCGATAACGTGCTGCGGCACGGGAGAGGTGGAAGAACTTGAGGAAGTATTGGCTAACGGTCACGGGCGCGTGTTTCGCGGCCCTTTTCGCTTTCCTTTTCGTCGTCGGCTGCGACCTGGACGGCTCCTCCGTCGGCGGACCCACCGCCGCGGACGATCCGAGCCCGAGCGCCGGCGAGCTTCACAACCGGGTTCTGGAGAAGATCCACGCGGTATGCGATGAGCCGTCGCTTTCCAAAACGGAGAAACTCACCCGGACCACGGCGGCGGTCGGCGCATTCGCCCTCGAACACGGCATGGAGCCTCCGACGGCGGACGATGTGAATCTTTACATCGAAAGGGGCCGCAAGATTGCTCTTCAAGCTCTCGAAGATCCGTCGATTCTCGCCGCCACGGCCTTCACGGGGGAAGATCTCCTCTGGTGGGAGCGTTTCACAGAGGAGGCGTGCTCCCCGGACGCCCGCGCCGTCTATGAAGAGCACTGCGCGCTCTACGGCGCCCCGCGGAAAGGATCGGTTCTGGATTACGCCGCCGACATCTGGGTCCACTCCGCCGAATACTGGATCGCGAGACACGCCGACGAGTGGGTATCGGGAGGTATGACGAAGCTGCAGGATGAGCAATCCCGACTTCTTCGATTCGTCGTCATGGTGGCGGTAGACGGGATCGCCGGAGGAATCAGCGGCGCAAGCGCAGGCCCCGTCGTCGGCGGCATCATCGGGGGCTTGGCGTCCAACGGAGCGGACGACATTCTCTTCGGAGACGACGACGAGGTATAGGAGAGAACGATGACTCAGTTCTTGGTCAACGTGGCGGCGTGTCTGACCGGGCTTCTCCTCGCTCGTTGGATGACCGGCCGCAAGGAGGACATCTGGTCCGGCTTTTGGGGGATCTGCGCGGTGATGATGGTGAGCGCGCTCTACACGATGCGGACCTTCTGGCTCCTCCCCGCCGTCCCGCTCTTTCTCTACCTGTTGTACAGGCGGAGGGGGAACACGGCCGCGGGCTGAGGGGGCGCCTTCGGTTCACGCGGCCTTACGCGCCGTAACAAGGGAACCGGATCCCCATGCGATGCGTCGCGGGATCCGGTTCCCTCATCCTCAGCGCAGATAGGGGAGCGCCTCGAGGTTCTCGCGCGCCTCGGCGACCGCGTCGGCGGGAATGTCGCGGGTGATGGAACGCCCGGTGACGCGGAGAGGTGCGCGCTCGTCGATCCCCGGCTCGAAGGGACCCTCCATCGGCCGGCCGTCCATCTCTTCCGGAATCGGCTCGCCGAGGAGGCGGAGCACCGTCGGCACGAGATCGATCAGCTTCATCCCGCCGGCGACGCCTCCTCTCTTCACGAAAGGACCCTGGGCGAGGAAGATCCCCCGCGGCTCGTGGTAAGCGGAAAAGGTGTAGGAAGGCTCGCGAAAGATCCCCTCCCCTTCTTCATAGGGGGATCCGCGGCCGAAGAAGTAGCCTCTCTCCGGCAGGAAGATCAGATCCGGCGCGTCGTCCATGAGCGGCCCGTTGTAAATCTCTTCCTTCTTGTAGGCGGCTCGCACGACCTTCGCGCCGTTCTCCGGGTCCTCGAGGGCGAGCAGTTTGTCGCGGATCTCGTGTAGGAGCGCGTTCCGCGCTTCCGGTTCCACCACGCCCATCGGGAAGCGTTTCTTGTCGTTCACCGTCATCCGTCCGCCGAGGTGGGTGAAATAGAGCACCCGCGAGCGGACAGGGTTGGGGTCGCAGTACCCCTCTCCCCAGAGCCATCGGAGAACCTGCAGCTCCCGGGTCACCGGTCCGAAGCCGTGGTCGGAGATGACGAAGAGAACGGTCCGGTCGTCCATGGCGTCCAGGAACGTTCCGACGATCTCGTCCGTGCGGATCCAGAAATCGCGGATCGCCGAGCCGTAACGCTCGCGCAGCTCCGGGTCCACCTCGCGCCCCTCCGGGTCCATGAACTTCCAGAAGAAGTGCTGCACCTTGTCGGTCCCCATAAAGACGAGCCAGAAGAGCTCCCAATCCTCGTTTTGGAAGAGGTCGAGGGCGATCCGGGCGCGCGCTTCGCGGGTGGCGTTCAGGTTGACGAGGAATGCGTCTTCGCCGCCGGGGGGGAGATATTCGCCGTAACGGTCGAGCCGCCAACCGAGCAGTTCCGATTCGAGTTCCGGCGGCCACGTGTAGCCGCTCTGATCCAGATGGGGGAAACCGGAGATCATGATCCCGTCGACCGAATCGGGCGGCGAAGTGACCGGCACGCTGATCACAACCGAGCGCCGGCCGCTCTCGGTCATGTATTCCCAGGCCGCTTTCGCCCGCCGGTCGAGAGAGGTCGCGGGCACGGGCAGGAATTTCCGCCGGTCCACCAATTCAAAGTCGAAGATGCCGTGCTTGGCGGGGTTCACGCCGGTGATCGCCGACGTCCAGGCGGGAGCGGAAAGGGGCGGAAGCACCGATTCCAAATCGCCGCGGCATCCCTCGGCGCGGAGACGGGCGAGGTTGGGGAGGATCCCCTCCTCGATCCAAGGATCGAGGATGTCCCATGTGGCGCCGTCCAGCCCGATCACCGCCACGCGGAGACCGGTGGGGCGGGAGTCGCTCCCGCCGCCGCAACCGGCGAGGAATACCGCGGTGATCGCCGTCGCGATGATCCGAACCGAAAACCGAAGGGCGGTATGTGGCATGCGGTTCTTTTCCCTTTCGCTCGGAGGGCGCGATCGCCCGCGGTTTGGCGCGCCTATCTTTTGGAAAGATAGTCCATTCCGCTCCTCCGGTCGAGAGGCGGCATGGCTCATCCCGGATCCCTAACGGCCGACGGCCAGGCGTTGCCGGAGGGGAGAAACACCGGACGGCCATTCCCCCTTCCCCACGTTGGTCTCCCCCTCGAAGACGAGGTAACCGTAACGGCCGTAGTGGGGCGTCTTCCTCCCCACCGCCTGGATCGACCCCGCATCGCCCGGGAGGAAAAGGGACCAGGTGAGATCCCGGTTCTCCGGGTGGACCAGGGTGAGGACGAAGCCGCGTCCCTCCCGCCCGAAGCGCCCGCCGGGGAGTACGATCGAGTCGGCCGAGACGGCGCACCCCTCGGGGAGTCCCCCCAGAAAGCGGTCCGTGTACGCCGTCTCCCCGAGCAGCCAGACCGTCCGCCGCGCCAGGAGGTCCGCCGGAGCCTCGCCCCGCACGATCCGGGCGCCGCTCCTCTCCGCCCAGCCGCGCGCAAGATCCTCCAACGCCTCGCCCGACTCCGAACCGCCCTCCGCCGGGAGAACGATCAGGGTCGAGTCGCCTCCCAGGGTGCCGGAAAGGGCGGGCGGGATCTCCTCCCGGTGAAGCCTCCGGAAGATATCGAAGCCGGGATCCACGGCGACCACCGCCGGCCGTCCGCGCCCCTTCCACTCGAATGATTTCTCGCGGTCCTCCAGATAAACGATCACCGTGTCCTGTCCGGCGTCCGTCTCGATCACCACCGGAACATCGATCCGCCAGGGCGTTCCCTCCTGAACCAACCGTCCCTTCACCTCGAAACGGTCGTCCCCCGCCGACCCGGCCTTCACCTTCTCCATGCGGAGGGAGGGCGCGCCGGTCCGCGTGGTCCACTGACGGAAAAAGCCCTCCAGATCCTCACCGCTCGCCGCCTCGAAGGCGGCGCGAAGATGCCCCCAATCGGAAAAGAGGAACTTCCGTTCCGCGTAGAAACGGCGGAGTCCCGTCCGAAACGCCTCGTCGCCGATCTCCTTCCGGAGCATGTGAAAGACCATGGTCGCCTTGGAGTAGCCCACCGCCTGAGTGGAAGCATTGTGGCGCCCGCGGAAATCGACGAGGGGGAAGTCCTCGGCGCCGCTCACGTAATCCTGAAACTTCTGCAGCTCGCCGCGCCGGTAGGCGGCCGCTTCTTCCGGCCCCTTGTCTTCCTGATAGGCGTAGTCGGCGCCGTAGGCGGTGAGCCCCTCGCACCAGTTGCCCTTCTCCCAATCCACCCAGACGCCGTTCCCCCACCAGTTGTGAAGGATCTCGTGTCCATAAGACGTGAATGGGATATGGGGGAGGCGGATCACCCGGTCGCCGAGAAGCGTGAAAGAGGGCATCCCATACCCGGTCTGCCAGAAATTCTCCACCAGCGCGAACTTGGGATAGGCGTAGGGGCCGTATTGGCGGCTGTAGCGTTCGAGATAATTCCGGGTCGCGGCGGTGTAGGTTTGGTGGAGTCGTTCCGCGTCCTCGGCGTCGTAGAGAAAGGTTTGGATCTTTATGTTTTCGAAATCGGACTCGCGGAGATGGTAGGGGCCGGCGACGAGGTAGGCTTCCTCCATCGGGACATCGCTCGACCATCGGGAGACAAGGCGACTTCCCCGCTCGAAACGCCCATCCAGCTTCCCTTGGGACACCGTCTCCCAACCCCGAGGCACCGTCGTCTCGAGCCGGAATGTGAAGCGGTCCCCCGGCACCGTCGGCAGCCAGACCGTGGAGCCGCCGAGGAAGGCGCCCCGCGTCTCGATGATGCCGCTGGTGGTCGCGAAGGAGCGGGCGTAGGCGTCCCCGGGCGCTTGCAGCGAGTCGAGGATACGACCGGAGTAGACGACGGTCAGGTCCGCCGTTCCTCCGCCCGATCGAGGGACGTTCACCTCGACCACCCGCGCGTTCTCCCAGGTCTCCCCCTCCGAGCCCTCGGCCACCTCCCAAAAAGAAGGATCGTTCTCACTCCGCCGCCATTGCAGTTCCCGCTCGCCGAGAGCGATTCGGTCGATCTTGAGATTCTCGTTGAGAAGAAAACGAAACACGCTCGTTTCGATCTCCACGACGCTGATCCGATCGGTCACGCGGATCGTCGACGCGCCCGGTTCGAGCTCGGCGCGGATCACGTGTTCGGTGATGTGGGGCACGGCGGCCGCGGCGAGGGGAGGACGCGCCGCGAGGAGCGTGAGAAAGGCGAGGGACGCGAGAAAAGCGCGTGCGCGCATGAAACCGGTCTCCTTTCAGAGGTCGGGTGTTTCGCCGGCGGCGTGGGCGTTTCCGAGCCACGAAGCCCAGGCGCAATCAAACCAACAGGCGAGCGTTTTCCAACGCCCCCAGGGAGCGTAGCGTCGCTCGATCGCCCGGTCGGTGACGGGGCGGGAACGAAAATGAACGTCCGAAACGGTCTTTCGGATCCAGGAATCCAGAATGAGGCGATCGTACCGGCCGAGCGAGACGAGAAGAGTGCTCACCGCGTAAGGCCCGAAACCGCGGATCGAGGCGAGCGACGCCGCGAGTTCCTCAGTGCCCCGGGGCGGATCGGCGAACCCGTCGAGATCGAGATCGCCGCCGCGCACCGCCGCGGCGAGGGCGTACAGATAGGGAGCCCGGTAACCGAGCCCGCATTGTTCACGGAGACCTTTTTCGCCGAGACGAACGACGGCGCTCGGGTTCGGGAAGAGGCGAGGCGCCGCCGAGCCCCCTCGCCAGGGGCGCACCGGGGCGCCCGCCCGATCGATCAGGTTCCGGACCATCCTCTTCGTTCCGGACCAGCTGACGTTCGTCGTCAGAAGCACCTTGGCGAACTCCTCGAAGAGGGTCGGCGCGCGGAGGAACGGGCCGAGCCCCTCACGGACCACGAAATCCAGCTCACCCCTCTCGGCGGCGAGGCGGTGAAAGGGAGCGAAGTCGTCGTCGAGACGGAACACCCATCGGAGAATCGCCCGCGCCTCGCGTCTCGCCGCCGGGCCGACCGGCGCGCCGCCGATCTGCGCCGCCCGCAGGGCCTGCCCTTCGCTCCGGTCGCGCCGGCTGGTTACGCGGAAGGCGACCGGCTCCCCTTCGGCGCGGAAGGCGACATCCAGCGCGCGACGCCCGTCGTCCCAGCGGAAAGGGGGGAGCGCGTACCAGCCGTGGGAGAGCACCATCAGCCGGAAACGAAAGGGACGACGAACGGCGAGCGCGATCTCCGCCGCCGGCGCACCCCGCCTTCCCTCCGATCCGCCCAATTCACTCTCTTTCTCAACGGGAATCGACAATCCGTTTTCCCCGGGTGGAATATCGGGAGGACTTTTTGCCCATTTCTCACACCGGCCCGGCGGACCGGGGTCCCGTCGGATTATAGGAAGGGGAGCGGAAGGCGGCAAGGAGGGTGAGAGGCTCGCGCGCGGGGCGGCCGTCGTGTACCATGAACGCGCACGAGCGGCGGCATGACGCGGGCGGAGGAGCGATGCGGATCCAAACCTTCCTTCTTTTGTCGGCGGCGCTCCTCGCGTCGCCCGCGAGCGGCGGCGAAGGCGCGCTCCTTTACGACCGCGCGGAGGGGGGCGCGCAGGGATGGGCCACCCCGACCGGCCGTCTCCTCCCCGGCCCGGCGGGGCTCGAACTCCGAATCGCGGACCCGGTTTCCTCCTTCCTCAGCCCGGGCGGCCTCGCGGTCGACGCCGGCCGCGTCGATCGCGTCGAGATCGACCTCCGCGTCGAACCGCCCGGAACCGGCGCGTTCCTCTACTGGACGGACGACGCGGAGAACGGTTTCGTCCCCCAATGGCGCGTCCCGATCCCCGAAGGCCGTTCCGTGACCCGCCTCTCCGGCAGTCCCTTCTGGCGCGGAAGCATCGACCGTTTCCTCCTCGCGCCGGAGCCGGGGGCGACCCGGGTGGTCCTCTCGCGCTTCGAAACGCGCGGCCCGCGCGGCGCCGGAGAACGATCCGCCCGGCTCTGGCGCCGATTTTGGGAGACGGAACTGCGCGCGCAATACTCCGTGAACGGGATCCTCGGGGCGCGCGTCGGGCCCCTCCCTTTCCCTCTTCTCGTCGGCGTCCTCTCCCTTCTCATCCCGCTCCTCCTCGGCATGCGCGGCGGGAAAAAGGGACGTGGGGAACGGATCCGCCGCGGGGTTCGCGCCGGTCTTTTCGCGGGCGCCTTCCTTCTGGCGCTCCGGAGCGGCGCGGACATGATTCAGACGTGGCGCGTGGACGACGCTTTCTACGCCGGGAAGAGCCTGAGCCGAAAAATGGAGGCGGCGAATCCGCCCGGTTTCTGGCGGCTCCTCCGAGAGAGCAAGGACTGGATCCCTCCCGGCGAGAGGGTGGAGGTGCGCGCCGAGCGCCCCTACCCGTATGAGAAGGCCGCCTTCTATCTCTACCCGCGCCGCACGGCGGACGGCGCCCGCTATGTCGTTTCCTACCGCGCGCCGGCGCCGCCCGACTCCAATGCCTGTGAGGAGATCCTGCGCATCGAGGGGACGGGAACGCTCTACCGGAGGATGGAGAGATGAAGGGGGGGCTCGCCGCGGCGATTACGATCGTGCTGATGCTCGCCTCCGGCGAGGGGCTCCTCCTGCTCGTGGGCGGAAGGCGCGCCGCCGGAGGGATCGCCGCCCGCCTCGCCGCGGCATTCGGGCTCGGCGTCGCCCTCATCGCCACATGGTCTCTCCTCCTCGCCATCGCGGGCGCGCACGCCTCTTCCCTCCTCCTCGCCGCGCCGGTCCTTCTCTATCCCGCCGGCCGCCTCCGCGCCGGAGGCTCCGGCGCCGCGCTTCGGATCGCCGTCCCCCGCATCCGCCCCGGAGCCGCCGCCGCGGCCGCCTACGCCCTGGTCGCCGTCCACGTGGTCTACGTCTTCCGCCACGCCCTCCTCCGGCCGATCCACGGCTGGGACGCCTGGAGGATCTGGTCCTTTCGGGCTAAAGTGATCGCCGCGGAAGGAGGATTTCCGGCCGACTTCTTCGCCGGCGACTGGGCCGGCTTCCCCGGCTACCCGCTCGGCATCCCCTTCGTCGAGGCGTTCATCGCCCGTGCGATCGGCTACTGGCACGAACCGATGATCAAGTCGATCTTTCCCCTCTTCTACGTCGGCGTGGTCGCTCTCGCGGCGGTCCTCCTACGCGCATCCGCCGGGCGCCGCGCCGTCCCGGCCGGCATCGCGGTGATCGCATCCATGCCCCTTCTGGTTCATCACGGCACCGTGGCGTACATGGACCTTCCCCTCGCCTTCTTCCTTCTCGCCGCCGCGACCCATCTGGTCCTCTGGGAGAAAGAGGGGCGCGAGGCGAACCTGCTCATCGCGGCGGCGCACGCCGGCTTCCTGGCGCAGGTGAAAAACGAAGGGCTTCCCCTCCTCCTCCTCGTCACGGCGGTCTACCTGTGGCGGGCGCGGCGCGCGGGAACGCTCCGCCGGACCTGGCCGCGCTGGTTCGCGCCGCTTCTTTTCTTCTCCCTCCCCTGGCTCCTCTTCAAGTACGGCGCCGGCGTCCCCGAATCGCCTTACCATCTCTTCGCGCCCCCCGGCCCGGCGGCGCTCGCCGGCCGGCTCCTCGACTTCATCCGTCTCACCCTCGCGGGCCTCTTCTTGAACGGGAGCTGGGGGATAGCCCCCTTCGCCCTCCTTCCGCTCCTCGTGCCCGGCGCGCGGGGGCGGGCGGGGACGCCGGCACTCCTCTTCGGCGGCGGACTCCTCCTCTTCGGCGCCGCCTATTGTCTCACCGGCAGCCACGACTTTCTGATGAACGGCACCGCCCTCGGGCGCAACCTCCTCGTCCTGATGCCCCTCGGCGCGGCCGCGGGGGTCGCCTCTCTTTTCCCGGAACCCTCCGGCGGGCCGCGAGTCTGATCGGGCCATACCCTTCCTGGTCCCCTCCGCGCGGGTCTGTTAAAATGGATTTTCCCCGCCCGAGGAGAGGGGTTTTTCCTATGTTTTCCACACGAGCGGCGAACCATAGAAACGACGACCGGGAGTGAACATGAAACCGAAGGACGAAGCGAAATACCGTTCCCCGATGGCCGAAGCCGTATTCGAGGCGTACCGGCGCGGGGAAGAGGACGAAACGATGAACCCCCTCGTCCTGGTCGGCCGGGACGGAAAACCGGTCGGCGCGCCCGACCCGGGGGATTCGCTCATCTTCTACGACATCCGCGGCGAGAGGGAGGTGGAGATTTCCGAGGCCTTCGTCGAAAAGGACTTCCCCCACTTCCCGGTGCGGGAGTGGCTCGACCTCCGCTACGTCACCATGATCCGCTATCACGAGAAGCTGAACGCGCGGGTCGCCTTCCCGCCGATCGGCGCGGTGGCGGGGACGCTGAGCGAAACGGTCGGCCGCGCCGGTCTCCGCCAGGCGAAGGTGGTGGAGACCGAGAAGCTGATCCACCTCACCTACTTCCTGAACGGCAAGAACCGCGACCCCTTCCCCAGCGAGGAGCATCACGGCATTCCCTCCCCCACGGTGCCGGACTACACCGCCGTGCCCGAGCTGGAGGCGGAGAAGGTGGCGGACACCATCATCGACCGCCTCGGCGATCCCGGCATCGCCCTCATCACGGCCAACTTCGCCAACATGGACGTGCTCGGCCACCTGGAGGACGACGACGCGGCGATCCGCGCGGTGGAGACGGTGGACCGCTGCGTGGGGCGCGTGGTGGAGGCGGCGCGCGCGGCCGGCGCGGACGTGCTGATCACGGCGGACCACGGGACGGTGGAGAAGCGCCTCTACCCGGAGGGGACGAAGGACACCGGTCACACCGACAGCCCGGTCCCTCTCGTCTACATCTCCGCGGGCGGCGTGGACGGCGTCACCTGCCGGGAGAAGGGCGCGCTCACCGACGTGGCCCCCACGGCTCTCGCGCTCCTCGGCTTGAAGCGACCGAAGGAGATGACCGGCGAGAACCTCCTCGGGGGCGTGCCGGAGAGGAAGGGACGGCGGCTCCTCCTCCTGATCGCCGACGGCTGGGGCTACCGCGAGGAGACCCACGGCAACCTGGTGGCGACGGCGAACACGCCGAAAATGGACCGTTATCTCGCCGAATGTCCCCACGGACTTCTCGCCGCCGCCGGCGAGGCGGTCGGCCTGCCGGAAGGGACCGTGGGGAACAGCGAGGCGGGACACCTCCACATCGGCGCCGGCCGGGTGATCTATTCGGACCGTCTCCGCATCGACAAGGCGATCGCGGACGGCTCCTTTCGCAAAAACGAAGCCTTCCTCTGGGCGATGGATGAGGCGGCGCAACGCGATAAAACCCTCCACCTCCTCGGCATCGTCTCCTTCTTCAGCAGCCACGGCTCGCTGGACCACTTGATGGAGCTTCTCGAGACGGCGAAGGAGCGTGGGGTGCAGCGCCTTCGCGTCCACAGCCTTCTCGGCCGCCGCGGTGAGAGGCCCGAGGCGGGCGCCGCGTACATCGAGGCGGTGGACGACAAGTGCCGTGAACTGGGACTCGGGGTGGTTTGCACGGTGACCGGCCGGTACTGGGCGCTGGACCGTGAGGAGAACTGGGATCGTGTGGAGAAAGCGTACCGGGCGATCGCATTCGGCGACGGGAGGACCGTCCCGCAAGCGTAGGGCGATATTCGCGGCGACCCTTCTGCTCGCCCTCTTTCCCGCGGGCGCGATGGGCGGCGGCGGGGCCGATCCGCCGTTGCCCGCCGGAGGGCCGCCCGGCCGGGAGGAGTGGATCCGCGCGCTCCGCTCCGCGCCGAAAAGGAGCATCACGCCCTCCCGCCGCGCTCCCGCCCCGGGCGACACGCTTCTCGCGTCCATCGCCGGCGAGATCCACGCCGACTCGCTCCGCCGGACCGTGGCGGATCTGGTCGCCTTCGGCACCCGCTACGAGTACGCCGCCGAACAGGAAAGCGCGGCGGCCTATCTGTACGACCGCTTCCGCGCCCTCGGCCTCGATCCCTACTACGAACCGT is part of the Candidatus Eisenbacteria bacterium genome and encodes:
- a CDS encoding alkaline phosphatase family protein, with amino-acid sequence MKPKDEAKYRSPMAEAVFEAYRRGEEDETMNPLVLVGRDGKPVGAPDPGDSLIFYDIRGEREVEISEAFVEKDFPHFPVREWLDLRYVTMIRYHEKLNARVAFPPIGAVAGTLSETVGRAGLRQAKVVETEKLIHLTYFLNGKNRDPFPSEEHHGIPSPTVPDYTAVPELEAEKVADTIIDRLGDPGIALITANFANMDVLGHLEDDDAAIRAVETVDRCVGRVVEAARAAGADVLITADHGTVEKRLYPEGTKDTGHTDSPVPLVYISAGGVDGVTCREKGALTDVAPTALALLGLKRPKEMTGENLLGGVPERKGRRLLLLIADGWGYREETHGNLVATANTPKMDRYLAECPHGLLAAAGEAVGLPEGTVGNSEAGHLHIGAGRVIYSDRLRIDKAIADGSFRKNEAFLWAMDEAAQRDKTLHLLGIVSFFSSHGSLDHLMELLETAKERGVQRLRVHSLLGRRGERPEAGAAYIEAVDDKCRELGLGVVCTVTGRYWALDREENWDRVEKAYRAIAFGDGRTVPQA